In Methylomonas sp. ZR1, one DNA window encodes the following:
- a CDS encoding response regulator, which yields MIKVLLVDDHELVRSGIEALLAAEKDIEVVAVCNCGEEALRIVEQEPPDVILMDINMPGIGGFEACRRILQSQPSIKIIALSVHNDGPIPQQLLKLGVVGFVSKASPVSEMVAAIKSVISGKRYLCQDVASNLAFQFLPGADVSPFLQLSQREAEVVRLILRGRSIQEMSEALQLSDKTINTYRYRLYRKLNIKNDVELTRLAVKFNYLDAL from the coding sequence ATGATTAAAGTATTGCTGGTTGATGATCATGAGCTTGTCAGAAGCGGCATAGAAGCTTTGTTGGCAGCTGAAAAGGATATTGAGGTGGTCGCCGTCTGTAATTGTGGCGAGGAGGCTTTGCGGATTGTCGAACAAGAGCCGCCCGATGTCATTTTGATGGACATTAATATGCCCGGCATAGGCGGGTTTGAAGCGTGCCGGCGCATACTGCAATCGCAGCCATCGATTAAAATCATCGCCTTGTCGGTGCATAACGACGGCCCCATACCGCAACAACTGCTGAAATTGGGTGTGGTCGGCTTTGTATCCAAGGCTTCGCCGGTCAGCGAAATGGTGGCGGCAATTAAATCGGTAATTTCCGGTAAGCGCTATTTGTGCCAGGATGTGGCCAGTAACTTGGCTTTTCAGTTTTTGCCAGGCGCGGATGTCTCGCCTTTTTTACAGCTTTCCCAGCGTGAGGCTGAAGTAGTACGTCTGATTTTGCGCGGCAGGAGCATTCAGGAAATGTCGGAGGCTTTGCAACTGAGCGACAAGACTATCAATACCTACCGCTATCGCTTGTATCGCAAATTGAATATAAAAAACGATGTGGAGTTAACCAGATTGGCAGTCAAATTTAATTATCTTGATGCCCTTTAA
- a CDS encoding NAD(P)-dependent methylenetetrahydromethanopterin dehydrogenase translates to MAKRSILHMFDPMPNNSPFDINMALDAGFDVLMPYSNVKLETIHNLTQDAIFSRSPSASKKTAIFIGGRDMGMAIDMLQATKPAMVPPFEVSVFADPSGACTTAAALVACVEKALKQHHGKELKGSKAVVFGGTGPVGIATGVIASLQGAETILVDHLSIDSAKDAAKQYNRRFGATMSGGVARNDEEKAALIADADLVFCTAKAGIRVINAAVLAQAKQLKVAGDVNAVPPSGIEGIELNDLSAPLNLANQAINAVGVGALAIGNVKYQLQHELLKMMLEAEKPVFLDFREAFTKARTLV, encoded by the coding sequence ATGGCAAAACGCAGCATACTTCACATGTTCGACCCGATGCCAAACAACAGTCCGTTTGACATTAACATGGCACTCGACGCAGGCTTTGATGTGCTGATGCCGTATTCCAACGTTAAATTGGAGACTATTCACAATTTGACCCAAGATGCGATTTTTTCGCGTAGTCCGTCGGCCAGTAAGAAAACCGCGATCTTTATCGGCGGCAGGGATATGGGCATGGCTATCGATATGTTGCAAGCCACCAAGCCGGCCATGGTGCCGCCGTTTGAGGTTTCAGTATTTGCCGATCCGAGCGGCGCTTGCACCACCGCAGCAGCTTTGGTGGCGTGCGTGGAAAAGGCGCTTAAACAACATCATGGTAAAGAATTGAAGGGCAGTAAGGCGGTAGTGTTCGGCGGCACCGGCCCGGTCGGCATCGCCACTGGCGTGATAGCCTCGTTGCAAGGCGCGGAAACAATCTTGGTGGATCATCTATCAATAGATTCCGCAAAAGACGCGGCCAAACAATACAACCGGCGTTTTGGTGCCACCATGAGTGGCGGAGTTGCCCGCAATGACGAAGAAAAAGCCGCGTTAATAGCCGATGCAGACTTAGTATTCTGCACGGCAAAGGCCGGTATTCGAGTTATCAATGCGGCCGTTCTGGCGCAAGCCAAGCAGTTGAAAGTAGCCGGTGATGTCAATGCCGTACCGCCATCCGGTATAGAAGGCATAGAGTTAAATGATTTATCGGCACCATTAAACTTGGCGAATCAAGCGATAAATGCGGTCGGTGTCGGTGCGCTGGCGATAGGTAATGTCAAATATCAGTTGCAACATGAATTGTTGAAAATGATGCTGGAAGCGGAAAAACCGGTCTTTCTGGATTTTCGGGAAGCCTTTACCAAAGCCCGCACCTTGGTCTGA
- a CDS encoding NAD(P)-dependent methylenetetrahydromethanopterin dehydrogenase gives MEKPFILHMLTTAKNLSPFDVNMAMDAGWISAIPYINVEPSEVRGLVQDAIFSRSPKGLLRTAIFIGGRETKQAMDMLKMAKNSMVPPFEVSVFADPSGAFTTAAGMVAAVEKELAEKFDTTLEGKNVIALGGTGPVGQAAAVIAAQAGAKVRIIGRQLDKAERTAELCSEEFGDGKITVLAGADADKTEYMKTADVVFATGAAGIELLSTELISQAAQLKVAADVNAVPPAGIAGVDAFDNGKPLAGSTSGAVGIGALAIGNIKYQAQSRLLKRMLESDQPLFLHFEHAFEVAREFIKSSK, from the coding sequence ATGGAAAAACCCTTTATCCTGCACATGCTGACTACAGCCAAGAACTTAAGCCCGTTCGACGTCAATATGGCGATGGACGCCGGCTGGATTTCAGCAATCCCCTACATCAACGTTGAACCCAGCGAAGTCAGGGGCTTGGTCCAAGATGCTATTTTTTCGCGCAGTCCGAAAGGCCTGTTGCGCACCGCTATTTTTATCGGTGGCCGGGAGACCAAGCAAGCAATGGATATGTTGAAAATGGCCAAGAATTCCATGGTCCCGCCTTTCGAAGTATCAGTATTCGCCGATCCTAGCGGCGCATTCACCACGGCAGCCGGCATGGTCGCAGCAGTTGAAAAAGAACTGGCTGAAAAATTCGACACCACGCTGGAAGGTAAAAACGTGATCGCCTTGGGCGGTACTGGTCCGGTCGGTCAAGCGGCTGCGGTGATTGCCGCTCAAGCGGGCGCTAAAGTCCGAATCATCGGTAGGCAACTCGATAAAGCCGAGCGCACCGCAGAGCTATGCAGCGAAGAATTTGGCGATGGCAAAATTACAGTGCTGGCAGGCGCCGACGCCGATAAGACCGAATACATGAAAACCGCCGATGTGGTTTTTGCAACGGGTGCGGCCGGCATTGAATTGCTCAGCACAGAATTAATCTCCCAAGCTGCGCAATTGAAAGTAGCCGCCGATGTAAACGCGGTACCGCCAGCCGGTATTGCCGGTGTGGATGCGTTCGATAACGGCAAACCGTTAGCCGGATCCACCAGTGGCGCGGTAGGCATAGGCGCTCTGGCGATAGGCAACATCAAATACCAAGCGCAAAGCCGTTTGCTGAAAAGAATGCTGGAAAGCGATCAACCGCTATTCTTACATTTCGAACACGCTTTCGAAGTCGCTCGCGAATTCATCAAATCGTCTAAGTAA
- a CDS encoding inositol monophosphatase family protein yields MHPMLNIAVRAARNAGDLIQRSSQNIEKLTIDQKSRNDYASEVDRAAEQEIIKVIRAAFPEHGILAEESGEHKGNDYTWIIDPLDGTTNFLHGFPQYAVSIALKNKNKLELGVIYDPSRDELFTAERGGGAMLNNRKIRVTKQSSMRGALIGTGFPFKTMENIEPYLGMFKAVCADSAGIRRAGAAALDMAYVACGRLDAYWEIGVKEWDIAAGVLLVQEAGGVATDFSFNDKYLQSGNIIVGNPKMHQLMYHAIEPHVPARLK; encoded by the coding sequence ATGCATCCGATGCTTAATATTGCCGTCCGCGCAGCGCGGAACGCCGGCGACCTAATCCAACGCTCTTCACAAAATATCGAGAAACTCACTATCGATCAAAAAAGCCGTAATGACTACGCCTCCGAGGTTGACCGGGCCGCCGAGCAGGAAATTATCAAAGTCATTCGCGCCGCGTTTCCCGAGCATGGCATTCTGGCCGAAGAAAGCGGCGAACACAAAGGTAACGACTACACCTGGATAATTGACCCTTTGGATGGCACCACTAATTTTTTACACGGCTTTCCACAATATGCCGTGTCTATAGCGCTAAAAAACAAAAATAAACTAGAGTTGGGTGTGATTTACGACCCTAGCCGCGACGAACTCTTCACTGCCGAACGCGGCGGCGGCGCTATGTTGAACAATCGCAAAATCCGGGTCACCAAACAAAGCAGTATGCGCGGCGCCCTGATTGGCACGGGTTTTCCATTTAAAACCATGGAAAACATCGAACCCTATTTGGGCATGTTTAAAGCCGTTTGTGCCGACTCAGCAGGTATCCGCCGCGCCGGAGCCGCCGCACTGGACATGGCTTATGTGGCCTGCGGTCGTCTGGATGCGTACTGGGAAATCGGCGTGAAGGAATGGGATATTGCCGCTGGCGTGTTGCTGGTGCAGGAAGCTGGTGGTGTCGCCACAGATTTTTCCTTTAACGACAAATACTTACAGTCCGGCAACATCATTGTTGGCAACCCTAAGATGCATCAATTGATGTACCACGCTATCGAGCCGCATGTGCCGGCGCGCTTAAAATAA